The DNA window GCAACACCGTCACGAACATCTTCTTCCCTGGCTTCACCATTACAACTGGCACCGTCCTCATGGTAGCCTCAACCATGTTCCACCTATCAGCCGCTCCGGCCTCGATCGGAACAACCTCTTGAGACTCCACATCTAACCCAATGCAT is part of the Terriglobia bacterium genome and encodes:
- a CDS encoding IS481 family transposase, which translates into the protein QHRHEHLLPWLHHYNWHRPHGSLNHVPPISRSGLDRNNLLRLHI